The genomic region AATCGTCATATTTTCGGATTATATCCAAAGTTCTGTCAACCGAGCCACCATCAATTACTATATATTCGATATTCTTATAGCTCTGGCTCAATACGCTAAGAATAGTTTGCTCAAGATACCTTTCCCCATTAAGCACAACCGTAATAATGCTAACCAATGGTTCTTCTGGCCGCGTTATCCTCACAACTTCTTTTAATCTTCTCCCACCCTGACAATTAATTATCATTATTATTAAGAATTATACTAATCCGCCATGGACAATTCTTTCCAATCCCTTTCATCATAGAGCCAGAAAATATTCTCTCTTTCAAGTATAGAAATCAGTTTTCGTATCCTCTTATCTATAATATCTTGGCTAACCTTATTATCCATAGACGAAGACAAGGTTTTGCAACCATCGAAATATGGAAAAATTAAAACTTCATCAAATCTTACCTTTTTAATCAGATTGATTGTTTGATCAAAATCTTCTTCGCTTTCAGAAGGAAAGCCAACTATTATCTGAGTTTCAAGCCTTAAACTAGGATTGATTTCTTTTGATTCAATAAGAGTTTCAATTACTTTTTCTACATCAAAATATCGATTCATTAGCTTTAGAATTCTGCTGCTCCCTGATTGAACCGGGCAGATTATAAGGTTAATTTTTCTTGCTTTTATAAAAGCAAATAACTCAATCTTATACCTAATCAACCATTTAGGATCTAAATCAGACAGCCTCCAGCGTACTTTAACACCTTTCGATACAAAATCAAGATAACTTAGCAAATCCGGTAATGAGCTTTTGATATCAAAACCATAAGCACCCAAATTATCCGCAATAATAATAAATTCCCTATAGCCTGCCTTAAGCAGACTAACGTATTCATTTCTACAAACCTCTAAAGATTTACTTCTTAGTTGCCCAACAGCTCTTCGTATGCAACAATAAGCGCAATTTTCAATACAACCGTTACTTATCCTAAGATAAGCTTTATTTCGCAAAAACTGCTCGCAAAACGAAGCAGTTTCTTTAATCAAAAAGTGCTTAATCTTCCTTAAGAAATTCAGCGATAAACGGAAATGACTTAAGAAAATCTTAGGCAGCCGAAAAAATTGCTTTTTATAAATTAACTTATGCCTATTGATAAGTAAGTTTTGGTCGGGAATTTCATTAAATTTAGTCTTAAAAGTTGGGAATAAATTATCAATAAGACCCAAATCTTTTGTGCCAATAAAACGCCCTTTAAATTTATCCTTAAACTCTTCAAGTGCAATATCTGGTAAACAGCCAAAAACCAACAATTCCGCCCTATAACGGCTAAGATCATCAATTATTTTGAAACACTCATCTTTTT from Candidatus Omnitrophota bacterium harbors:
- a CDS encoding radical SAM protein produces the protein MKNNIYIISNACEKRGLDSTRIENYFRFNKCNIVKDCKIADYIIFVTCSFKELKKDECFKIIDDLSRYRAELLVFGCLPDIALEEFKDKFKGRFIGTKDLGLIDNLFPTFKTKFNEIPDQNLLINRHKLIYKKQFFRLPKIFLSHFRLSLNFLRKIKHFLIKETASFCEQFLRNKAYLRISNGCIENCAYCCIRRAVGQLRSKSLEVCRNEYVSLLKAGYREFIIIADNLGAYGFDIKSSLPDLLSYLDFVSKGVKVRWRLSDLDPKWLIRYKIELFAFIKARKINLIICPVQSGSSRILKLMNRYFDVEKVIETLIESKEINPSLRLETQIIVGFPSESEEDFDQTINLIKKVRFDEVLIFPYFDGCKTLSSSMDNKVSQDIIDKRIRKLISILERENIFWLYDERDWKELSMAD